A window of Lytechinus pictus isolate F3 Inbred chromosome 7, Lp3.0, whole genome shotgun sequence contains these coding sequences:
- the LOC129264367 gene encoding D-aspartate oxidase-like gives MAAEKGRTKRVVVVGAGVIGLSSAVNIIETIPNVEVTLIAEHFEEHMASSVSGGLWNPREVPLNGTPMHVLRKWGKETWDHSIPLALSSEASKIGIEFIPGYRLYPEMIKEEEEPWWKDDVIGYRRVPQKEIKQLFASTFKDGYFYMTMITNCPIYLPYLMKRFLQKGGKAIQRKVDSFGEFAGVYDVVVNCTGLGAKFLAQDDALEPLRGQIIRVRAPMQHFFILYSLKAGMKGLGNRSFYVFPRNGQVVLGGTYQHGRWDTKPSQEDAKYILDKASQVLPNLKGSEVVKHLVGLRPCRSKGVRLEAETMNFGALKIEVVHNYGHEGNGVTLHWGCAKETTRLVQQILEKSSTLQARL, from the exons ATGGCAGCGGAAAAGGGTAGAACGAAGAGAGTGGTCGTTGTCGGCGCTGGCGTTATAGGGCTTTCGTCGGCTGTCAATATCATTGAAACTATCCCAAATGTTGAGGTTACATTGATAGCAGAACATTTTGAGGAGCATATGGCATCAAGCGTATCTGGTGGCTTGTGGAATCCCCGGGAAGTCCCCCTCAACGGCACACCCATGCATGTTCTTCG GAAATGGGGCAAGGAAACTTGGGATCATAGCATTCCTTTGGCATTGAGTTCGGAAGCATCCAAAATTGGAATAGAGTTCATCCCCGGTTACCGTTTGTATCCAGAGATGATCAAAGAAGAA GAGGAGCCATGGTGGAAGGATGATGTTATAGGATACAGAAGAGTTCctcaaaaagaaatcaaacaacTCTTTGCTTCGACATTCAA GGATGGATATTTCTACATGACAATGATAACCAATTGCCCGATCTATCTCCCTTATCTCATGAAACG CTTTCTACAAAAGGGTGGAAAAGCCATTCAGAGGAAGGTCGACAGTTTTGGAGAG TTTGCAGGTGTGTATGATGTAGTAGTTAACTGCACAGGATTAGGAGCAAAGTTTCTGGCACAAGACGATGCCCTGGAGCCTCTGAGGGGTCAAATTATACGG GTTCGAGCCCCGATGCAGCATTTCTTTATCCTGTACTCTCTCAAGGCCGGGATGAAAGGATTGGGCAATAGATCATTCTATGTGTTTCCAAG GAATGGACAAGTGGTCCTAGGTGGAACATATCAGCATGGAAGATGGGATACCAAACCAAGCCAGGAGGATGCTAAATACATCTTAGATAAGGCATCACAAGTACTACCAAATCTGAAG ggAAGTGAGGTTGTAAAACATTTGGTCGGACTGAGACCATGCCGTTCCAAAGGAGTCCGACTAGAGGCTGAAACTATGAACTTTGGTGCATTGAAAATAGAG GTTGTTCATAACTATGGCCACGAAGGCAATGGAGTGACTCTACACTGGGGATGCGCCAAGGAAACCACTCGACTCGTCCAGCAGATACTCGAAAAATCATCCACGTTGCAAGCAAGATTGTAA